The genomic DNA GATGCGCCTTCAATCACAGGGGGCGATCAGCCAAACCCTTGGGGTCACCCTGCTTTCCATGTTCAGACAGAAGATGACCGTTCTATCAACCCATCTATGTTTGGTCCGGGCGGCGATTACTCAATGTCCCGTTCCACTTCGGGCGCTAGCGACAGTGGGCATGATACGATGAGACTGCTCACGCCAAGCCTTGACTATCGTCCCGACCGAAGAAGCCCTCATGAACTTGATTTGCGAAAAGTATCTGATAGCTTGGGAGACAAAAAGCACTTCTCTCAAGTGGCGTTTACCCCTCATTTTGATCTGCAGTCACACTCTCTTGGGTTAGGTCCTCACCCACAGCCTGAAAATATGTTCTTCGGTGATCGGGGATATAGCAACACCTCTTTCAACCTATCTTCCGAAAGGATTGCAGGGAAAGACACAGATCTCACAGGCGAGACGGAGTatgaaagggagagagCCGAGCAAATCGTGAACAATAGAAAGTTGTTGGAGGATGTAGGGCTTGGAAGTCATAGTGTAAGTCGAGCTGTTTGCCATTCATTGTGACAACTCTAATATTTGTCTTGATAGTTGAGCTTTGGGTCTCGGCATATGAGCGGCACAAAGGGCAGTGAttcgaagaagaataggAAGGTTTCCACACCTGCCAAAAAGCGCCTTCAACTGGAAGGACCTGGTGAGTATCAAAGTaagctttcttctcttttaGATGAGTATTGCTAACGCACAGCTGTTCAGTGCGAGCCTCACCAAGGATTAGATCTATGGGTCGCAACATTTCATATGCTAATCTCGATGGCGGATCAGCGAGCGACAATGATGAATATTCATCCGAACAGGatccagaagaagaagaggaattcAGGCCATCCAAGAGGTCCAGAGGCCAGATGGGATTCAGACAAAAGTCGTCTTCCTATTCTCAGTCAAGCAACAAGGTGTGTCAGTTCATATGGAATTTTCATTTGACGCCTACTGACAAACTTGTAGGCATCATCCAAGCCTCAGCTATCCCTATGGGGTCTCCTTCAGGTATATCCCGAAATTCCacatctcttccctctcttttACTACACCCTCAACAATGATTTGACGATTAATTCTGATTCCGTGCCTCTCATTGgttccatcccttccaatTGCACACCGGTGGCAAAGGCTGAGACACTTCAGGCATATTTCCACCGAGGGCGACGTGTGCTTTCACAGTTAGATGCTTTCACGTCCAGGTGCGACCGTAAATACGAAGGGCCCGAAGTCAGGTGGCCCGAGCTGGATTATCACACGAGGATAGCCATTCGAGATGTCCGACGAAAGGTGGTTGAGCGATGCGAAAATTACAAATATACTCGACGGGATATTCTCGACAAGTGAGTCCCCACTCGGAGATGAAATCATTTGAAACGCTGCACTGACAATACTCCCAGGCATGTGGGGAAGGGTAAATGGCAGTCCATTGAACAGGGAATGATTGAGTGGCGCGCGGGCATGACTGTCAATGACCCTGCCAACGATCTCGCAAATGTCACACTGACCTTGCctactcctcctccaaacGCCTATGGGCACCAAATACGGCAGCAACCCACCCCTGCCCTTTACAGTGATAGGGTGTTCAAACCATTCCCCCAAGGTCGACGACCTACTTCCATTGCGCCT from Cryptococcus neoformans var. neoformans JEC21 chromosome 3 sequence includes the following:
- a CDS encoding expressed protein; this translates as MTSMIHTQSFDGGRTQGGLHTSPAASPRSDRPHSQSSLHIAPQSTYSPPLPTQSPHPISAYPVQAYRPYPQGVSLQLPNLMNSTYPSTAPALPFYPAGPTPMYDSRGPQQMIRTISHAHPMNSATEQTISSRYSSSPHSVHEHLGDAPSITGGDQPNPWGHPAFHVQTEDDRSINPSMFGPGGDYSMSRSTSGASDSGHDTMRLLTPSLDYRPDRRSPHELDLRKVSDSLGDKKHFSQVAFTPHFDLQSHSLGLGPHPQPENMFFGDRGYSNTSFNLSSERIAGKDTDLTGETEYERERAEQIVNNRKLLEDVGLGSHSLSFGSRHMSGTKGSDSKKNRKVSTPAKKRLQLEGPVRASPRIRSMGRNISYANLDGGSASDNDEYSSEQDPEEEEEFRPSKRSRGQMGFRQKSSSYSQSSNKASSKPQLSLWGLLQVYPEIPHLFPLFYYTLNNDLTINSDSVPLIGSIPSNCTPVAKAETLQAYFHRGRRVLSQLDAFTSRCDRKYEGPEVRWPELDYHTRIAIRDVRRKVVERCENYKYTRRDILDKHVGKGKWQSIEQGMIEWRAGMTVNDPANDLANVTLTLPTPPPNAYGHQIRQQPTPALYSDRVFKPFPQGRRPTSIAPRTVSVMMAEPDEQAPFTYPPTANSAVEFYGYAPQQPPIPPMYGEDQVPMSVQMPESVTAGPTGASLDQANKEASASWGESRGLKRARDDDQVGVSNDNEG